The following are from one region of the Candidatus Bathyarchaeia archaeon genome:
- a CDS encoding phenylalanine--tRNA ligase subunit alpha encodes MRLPRNEGLLLSTLGRLGGRSELFQLSKITGLPDAAISRASLELSRRGFLRIIDSTMNLLKLTEEGRSYAKDKLPERKLVELALKLGKPSVKRLAGLLGFDDGKLSIAIGWVKRKGWGEVVKEGGELLLEVKGMPEEGADEKLLREMGERGWAILEELDEEGKRAAALLRGRSLLEAIPKSRKEFELTGEGWAALEEGLEIESGITTLTPELIRSGKWREVDLKEYDVTASPPEIHPGKKHVFMEFLEEAKRILLEMGFEEYSGPYVETEFWNFDVLFQPQDHPSREIHDSYILKSPSSGWIESPDLMEKVRRVHEDGWITGSRGWRYRWDRTVSERLVLRTQTTAVSVRYLSTHKEPPIKMFCISNVFRPDVLDAKHSMEFVQLDGIIGDEGINLRHLLGFLREFSRAIGLGEVKFKPSYFPFTEPSVESFAEHPKIGWIEFAGAGMFRPEVLAPLGIGFPVIAWGIGLDRLAMIKLGIDDIRELRSTRLDWLREKPLI; translated from the coding sequence ATGAGGTTGCCCAGGAACGAAGGCCTACTGCTCTCGACACTTGGGCGCTTGGGGGGCAGATCCGAACTATTCCAATTATCGAAAATAACGGGCCTCCCTGATGCCGCGATCTCGAGAGCATCCTTGGAGCTCTCGCGGAGGGGCTTTTTGCGGATAATCGATTCCACGATGAATCTGCTCAAGCTTACCGAGGAGGGAAGGTCTTACGCCAAGGATAAATTACCGGAGAGGAAGCTGGTCGAGCTGGCCCTTAAGCTCGGGAAGCCTTCCGTGAAGAGGCTCGCGGGCCTGCTTGGATTCGATGATGGTAAGCTCTCGATCGCCATAGGATGGGTGAAGCGGAAGGGATGGGGCGAGGTCGTGAAGGAGGGGGGTGAGCTCCTCCTGGAGGTCAAGGGCATGCCCGAGGAGGGCGCGGATGAAAAGCTCCTGAGGGAGATGGGGGAGAGGGGCTGGGCGATCTTGGAGGAGCTCGACGAGGAGGGCAAGAGGGCTGCGGCATTGTTAAGGGGCCGATCCCTCTTGGAGGCGATCCCGAAGAGCCGGAAGGAGTTCGAGCTGACTGGGGAGGGATGGGCGGCCTTGGAGGAGGGCTTGGAGATCGAGAGCGGGATAACAACGCTAACGCCGGAATTGATAAGGAGCGGGAAATGGCGAGAGGTGGATCTGAAGGAATACGATGTAACCGCGTCCCCCCCGGAGATCCATCCTGGGAAGAAGCACGTTTTCATGGAGTTCTTGGAGGAGGCTAAGCGGATACTTTTGGAAATGGGCTTTGAGGAGTACTCGGGGCCTTACGTTGAAACGGAGTTCTGGAATTTCGACGTCCTATTCCAACCCCAAGATCATCCCTCTAGGGAGATTCACGATAGCTACATCCTCAAGAGCCCGAGCAGCGGATGGATAGAGTCCCCGGACCTCATGGAGAAGGTGAGGAGGGTTCATGAGGATGGCTGGATAACCGGGTCGAGGGGCTGGAGGTATAGATGGGACAGGACCGTTTCGGAGAGGTTGGTCCTGAGGACGCAGACGACAGCCGTTTCCGTCAGGTATCTCTCAACCCATAAAGAGCCCCCGATCAAGATGTTCTGCATCTCGAATGTCTTCAGACCCGATGTGCTCGATGCCAAGCATTCGATGGAGTTCGTTCAGCTGGATGGCATAATAGGGGATGAGGGGATAAACCTGAGGCACCTGTTGGGGTTCTTGAGGGAGTTCTCTCGCGCCATTGGCTTGGGCGAGGTGAAATTCAAGCCGAGCTATTTCCCATTCACGGAACCGAGCGTTGAATCCTTCGCGGAGCACCCGAAGATTGGGTGGATCGAATTCGCCGGGGCCGGGATGTTCAGGCCAGAGGTCTTGGCGCCATTGGGAATAGGCTTTCCGGTCATAGCATGGGGGATAGGGCTCGATAGGCTGGCGATGATAAAGCTCGGCATAGATGATATAAGGGAACTTAGATCAACCAGATTGGATTGGCTCAGGGAAAAGCCGCTGATATGA
- a CDS encoding tryptophan--tRNA ligase — MNGEEMIVTPWEVSGEIDYEKLIREFGTKPLTDDLLERLRKYAGGLHMMLRRKVFFSHRDLDLILDAYDEGREFILYTGRGPSGQTHLGHLVPWIFTKHLQEVFSAKLYFQFTDDEKFLISHELTREKALALTYENALDVMAIGFDPEKTVLISNMRNAEIMYNRAIEIARHVTLSTAKAVFGFKDSSNIGIIFFPALQAVPCFLESIFEGRDVPCLIPAAIDQDPYWRMTRDVAPKLGFSKPAQIHCRFLPGLGKGGKMSSSMPETCIFTTDDPKAIERKIMNAFTGGGATISEHKELGGRPHECPVFLYDYLLFEEDDEKVNELMDKCKRGEVLCGECKAIVSEKVKRFIERHQEMRERVREFIDDQFLDRYLERRGIKP; from the coding sequence ATGAACGGGGAGGAAATGATCGTAACCCCTTGGGAAGTATCGGGGGAGATAGATTACGAGAAGCTCATAAGGGAATTTGGGACCAAGCCGCTCACCGATGATCTGCTCGAGAGGCTGAGGAAATATGCCGGAGGGCTCCATATGATGTTGAGGCGAAAGGTGTTCTTCTCCCATAGAGATTTGGACCTAATATTAGACGCATATGATGAGGGGCGCGAGTTCATCCTATACACCGGCAGGGGCCCCTCCGGCCAAACCCATTTGGGGCACCTAGTCCCATGGATTTTCACAAAGCACCTCCAAGAAGTCTTCTCCGCGAAGCTCTATTTCCAATTCACCGATGATGAGAAGTTCCTGATCTCCCATGAGCTCACCAGGGAGAAGGCCTTGGCCCTGACCTATGAAAATGCCTTGGATGTAATGGCCATAGGTTTTGATCCAGAGAAGACCGTATTGATATCGAATATGAGGAACGCCGAGATCATGTACAACAGGGCGATCGAGATAGCGAGGCATGTGACGTTATCAACCGCGAAGGCTGTGTTTGGATTTAAGGATAGCTCGAACATAGGCATAATATTCTTCCCGGCCCTCCAAGCGGTCCCCTGTTTCTTGGAATCGATCTTCGAGGGCCGGGATGTCCCATGCCTCATCCCAGCCGCCATAGACCAAGACCCCTATTGGAGGATGACTAGGGATGTCGCGCCCAAGCTGGGATTCTCGAAGCCGGCCCAGATCCATTGCAGGTTCCTCCCGGGCCTCGGGAAGGGCGGGAAGATGTCTTCTTCAATGCCGGAGACATGCATATTCACGACGGATGATCCGAAGGCGATAGAGAGGAAGATAATGAATGCCTTCACTGGAGGAGGGGCGACCATCAGCGAGCATAAGGAGCTTGGGGGGAGGCCCCATGAGTGCCCCGTATTCCTATACGATTACCTCCTATTCGAAGAGGACGATGAAAAGGTGAACGAGTTGATGGATAAATGCAAGCGGGGAGAGGTCCTTTGCGGTGAGTGTAAGGCGATCGTCTCGGAGAAGGTGAAGCGCTTCATAGAGCGCCATCAGGAGATGAGGGAGAGGGTCAGGGAATTTATAGACGATCAATTCTTGGATAGATACCTAGAGAGGCGCGGGATAAAGCCCTGA
- the map gene encoding type II methionyl aminopeptidase — protein sequence MGSRALDEQYEKYRMAGRIASRIKDLLRNSVEEGSLALEICEKVEGWIVELGGRPAFPCNIGINEVAAHFTPGPDDETRIPEGSIVKLDFGVHVDGYISDNAVTYVFNPKYEHLRIAAEEALHSATDAIRAGLRASEIGAIIEREIIRYGCKPVRDLTGHRMDRYTIHAGKSLPNVPTINGSRILEGEVYAIEPFTTISSGAGTVIGRGGQIYRLVKEKGVRDRRAEEILDFIRREYKGLPFAQRWILGTRFPMDYIEAWRELEEKRCIAPYPVLVEASGSPVAQSEHTVIVLKDGCEVLT from the coding sequence ATGGGCTCGAGGGCGCTCGACGAGCAATATGAGAAGTATAGGATGGCTGGAAGAATAGCGTCTAGGATCAAAGATCTCCTGCGCAATTCCGTTGAGGAGGGGAGCTTAGCCCTCGAGATCTGTGAAAAGGTGGAGGGCTGGATCGTCGAGCTGGGGGGGAGGCCGGCGTTCCCTTGTAATATAGGGATAAATGAAGTTGCAGCGCATTTCACCCCCGGCCCGGATGATGAAACTAGGATCCCAGAGGGCTCCATAGTGAAGTTGGATTTTGGGGTGCATGTGGATGGGTACATAAGCGATAATGCGGTCACGTATGTATTCAATCCAAAATATGAGCATTTGCGCATCGCGGCCGAGGAGGCCCTACATAGCGCTACGGATGCCATCAGGGCCGGCTTGAGAGCCTCCGAGATAGGGGCCATAATAGAGCGGGAAATCATCAGATATGGATGCAAGCCCGTTAGGGATTTGACCGGGCATAGGATGGATAGATACACCATACATGCCGGAAAATCCCTGCCGAACGTTCCAACTATAAACGGCAGCCGCATCCTCGAGGGCGAGGTTTACGCTATAGAGCCCTTTACGACCATCTCGAGTGGGGCCGGGACCGTGATCGGGCGCGGTGGGCAGATATATAGGCTGGTGAAGGAGAAGGGCGTAAGGGATCGCAGAGCCGAAGAGATATTGGACTTCATAAGAAGGGAATACAAGGGATTGCCGTTTGCCCAAAGATGGATCTTAGGAACTCGCTTCCCAATGGATTACATCGAGGCATGGAGAGAGCTCGAGGAGAAGAGGTGCATAGCGCCCTATCCGGTGCTCGTAGAGGCGAGCGGTAGCCCCGTTGCACAATCCGAACATACCGTGATAGTTCTAAAGGATGGGTGCGAGGTCTTGACCTAG
- a CDS encoding DUF1512 domain-containing protein, which produces MGLSEGGRLGTIISILMYLTFFIFILFGQRIQLRMMLWEIDGFLKRLDAMRSEARRKAIEMVREIGKPKEDPTPHVDSLLEQFLIMPVDLDPAGIIWKIDHLLDVRDMKFKDDIRRIAPEANEAQVNNLENLVEASLALNTIFRIVRHFYLLGKRTSSFYIILQLQMILPLVMQEAEALMGATKAFALGQPIGDGIGPLVISKLISGLEKRRIEKDMVMGETYIEGRKVIALKAEGPGGNVGKPGDAIRKIIEELEGRVSAIIMVDAALKFEGERSGEISNGIGAAIGGIGTERFKIEEEASRFKIPLYAVVIKESIIDAITPMKKEISESADRAIEAIRKLILDRTKEGDTVIVAGIGNTIGIGQ; this is translated from the coding sequence TTGGGCTTAAGCGAGGGTGGGAGGCTCGGCACGATAATCTCCATCCTGATGTACCTAACGTTCTTCATATTCATCCTATTCGGGCAGAGGATTCAATTGAGGATGATGCTCTGGGAGATAGATGGCTTTCTGAAGAGGCTCGATGCGATGAGGAGCGAGGCTAGGAGGAAGGCAATAGAGATGGTAAGGGAGATCGGGAAGCCGAAGGAGGACCCCACGCCCCACGTGGATTCGCTCTTGGAGCAATTCCTAATAATGCCCGTCGATCTGGATCCGGCGGGCATCATATGGAAGATCGATCATCTATTGGACGTCAGGGATATGAAATTCAAGGACGACATCCGCCGGATAGCGCCGGAGGCCAATGAGGCGCAAGTAAATAACTTGGAGAACCTAGTGGAGGCATCGCTGGCGCTGAATACTATCTTCAGGATAGTGCGCCACTTCTACCTCCTTGGCAAGAGGACCTCGAGCTTTTACATAATACTCCAGCTCCAGATGATCCTCCCGCTCGTTATGCAGGAGGCGGAGGCCCTTATGGGGGCGACGAAGGCCTTCGCCCTAGGCCAGCCCATAGGCGACGGGATAGGCCCCTTGGTCATTTCGAAGCTAATTTCCGGCTTGGAGAAGAGGAGGATCGAGAAGGATATGGTGATGGGGGAAACCTATATCGAGGGCAGGAAGGTCATAGCCCTAAAGGCGGAGGGCCCCGGCGGGAACGTTGGGAAGCCCGGCGATGCCATAAGGAAGATAATAGAGGAGCTGGAGGGGAGGGTCTCCGCCATAATAATGGTCGACGCGGCCCTGAAGTTCGAGGGAGAAAGGAGCGGCGAGATAAGCAATGGGATAGGGGCCGCCATAGGGGGAATAGGTACGGAGAGGTTCAAGATAGAGGAGGAGGCATCCAGGTTCAAGATACCATTATACGCGGTGGTGATAAAGGAGAGCATTATAGATGCCATAACCCCGATGAAGAAGGAGATCAGCGAATCCGCGGATAGAGCGATTGAGGCCATCAGGAAGCTGATATTGGATAGGACCAAGGAGGGCGATACGGTCATAGTCGCTGGAATAGGAAATACGATAGGCATAGGGCAATAG
- a CDS encoding redox-regulated ATPase YchF has translation MGPLIRIGLIGKTNTGKTTFFNAATLKYGEISTYPFTTKEPQFGVGYVRALCPCRELNVKDDPQNSFCVDGWRFIPIELIDLPGLIKGSWSGKGLGTQFLSVAAQADALLHIVDASGSVDAEGRLTKPGMGNPVLDVYDIEVELLLWFSKLVKKAVEKASKRAGEAPSDEVLHKALGGMKVRREHIARALEASGLREKPFDKWSDADVREFSGRLRDFSKPTIIIANKMDLAKAEENYERLKEEFRDRMVIPCCSEAELALRRAEQKGYIKYIPGEETFKVLADEKLTKEQRWALNYFQERVFSKIIRTGVQFALNACVFKLLGMNVVYPVEDASRFSNGMGRVLPDAFLMPPGSTAKDLAERIHSDLAKGMIFAIDARSGLRLPSDYILRDGDVINIVAATKRG, from the coding sequence GTGGGACCTTTGATAAGGATAGGGTTGATAGGGAAGACGAATACGGGGAAGACCACGTTCTTCAACGCTGCCACGCTCAAATACGGGGAAATTTCTACCTATCCGTTCACCACGAAGGAGCCCCAGTTCGGGGTTGGATACGTGAGGGCCCTTTGCCCTTGTAGAGAGCTAAACGTCAAGGACGATCCTCAAAATTCTTTCTGCGTGGATGGCTGGAGATTCATCCCAATAGAGTTAATAGATCTCCCCGGGCTAATAAAGGGCTCTTGGTCCGGAAAGGGCCTCGGGACACAATTCCTGAGCGTCGCCGCCCAAGCCGATGCGCTATTGCATATAGTGGATGCCTCCGGGAGCGTCGATGCCGAGGGCAGGTTGACGAAACCCGGTATGGGGAATCCCGTGCTCGATGTTTATGACATAGAGGTGGAGCTATTGCTATGGTTCTCGAAGCTCGTTAAGAAGGCTGTGGAGAAGGCCTCCAAGAGGGCGGGAGAGGCCCCATCTGATGAGGTCCTCCATAAGGCGCTCGGCGGCATGAAGGTCCGCAGGGAACATATAGCCCGGGCCTTGGAGGCGAGCGGATTGAGAGAGAAGCCGTTCGATAAATGGTCCGATGCCGACGTCAGGGAATTTTCGGGTAGGCTGAGGGATTTCTCAAAGCCGACGATAATAATAGCCAATAAGATGGATTTGGCTAAGGCCGAGGAGAACTACGAGAGGCTCAAGGAGGAGTTCCGGGATAGGATGGTGATACCCTGCTGCAGCGAGGCCGAGCTCGCCCTCAGAAGGGCCGAGCAGAAGGGCTATATAAAATATATACCGGGTGAGGAGACCTTCAAGGTCTTGGCCGATGAAAAGCTCACGAAGGAGCAAAGGTGGGCCTTGAATTACTTCCAAGAACGCGTGTTCTCGAAGATAATCAGGACTGGGGTCCAATTCGCGCTAAACGCTTGCGTCTTTAAGCTCTTGGGAATGAATGTGGTTTACCCGGTAGAGGATGCCTCGAGGTTCTCCAATGGAATGGGGAGAGTCCTCCCGGATGCGTTTCTGATGCCGCCGGGATCCACAGCCAAGGATTTGGCGGAGCGCATTCATTCAGATTTGGCGAAGGGCATGATCTTCGCCATCGATGCCAGGAGCGGCTTGAGGTTGCCATCAGATTATATACTTAGGGATGGCGATGTGATAAATATAGTGGCCGCCACGAAGAGGGGCTAG
- a CDS encoding CBS domain-containing protein produces the protein MPPLEDIEKRRRRLGINQRQLAKLAGVSQSLIAKIEAGQINPSYQKTKQIFDTLEMLERRVEHKAKDIYHKGVVGVNKDDPVVKATRIMHEGGYSQLPVFDGEKVVGSITEKTILDSTIKGISIDRLSRMRVGEIMGEPFPLVDESAPLPAISALLQYTPAVLVTKMGKIVGIITKADLLKVVGRP, from the coding sequence TTGCCGCCTTTGGAGGACATCGAAAAGAGGAGGAGGAGGCTGGGGATAAACCAGAGGCAACTCGCGAAGCTCGCGGGGGTTAGCCAATCCTTGATAGCGAAAATAGAGGCTGGGCAGATAAACCCATCCTATCAAAAGACCAAGCAGATATTCGATACGTTAGAGATGCTGGAGAGGAGGGTGGAGCATAAGGCGAAGGACATATACCACAAGGGCGTCGTCGGCGTCAACAAGGATGACCCGGTCGTCAAGGCGACGAGGATCATGCATGAGGGCGGATATTCCCAGCTCCCGGTATTCGATGGGGAGAAGGTCGTTGGGAGCATAACTGAGAAGACGATATTGGATAGCACGATCAAGGGCATAAGCATCGATAGGCTATCGAGGATGCGCGTGGGGGAGATCATGGGGGAGCCGTTCCCATTGGTCGATGAGTCAGCTCCCCTGCCGGCAATATCCGCGCTCCTCCAATATACCCCGGCAGTGCTCGTGACGAAGATGGGGAAGATCGTCGGCATAATAACGAAGGCGGATCTGCTGAAGGTCGTCGGGAGACCCTAG
- a CDS encoding methionine adenosyltransferase, with protein sequence MRSIAVYELRQTPLEERAMEIVERKGLGHPDTICDSIMNEVSNRISEMYLKRFGRILHHNIDKGLLVAGEVETRFGGGIVNKPMLLVFGDRATYKVGDEEIDLNDLVIETAKDWIRRHLRFVDPDVHMRYQVELKRGSEALVDLFERGGSPGANDTSAAVGFAPLTRTEELVLKVEKYLNGKEFKRDFPETGEDVKVMGFRRGRELNLTVSMAFVDRFIESEAEYFRRKEEVLESLLEYVSENSDFENVNLYLNTADERGRGLGGVYLTVLGTSADGADCGQVGRGNRVNGIIPLYRPTSSEAAAGKNPINHVGKIYNALTYRMADEIYKSVTGIREAYVWLLSQIGRPIDSPQIASAELILEPGVKLSSVKEAVMDVIDRELENIGDFCLKLMRGEIEIC encoded by the coding sequence ATGAGGTCCATAGCCGTATACGAGCTCCGCCAGACCCCGCTAGAGGAGAGGGCGATGGAGATAGTGGAGAGGAAGGGGCTGGGACACCCGGACACTATTTGCGACTCCATAATGAACGAAGTATCGAATAGGATCAGCGAGATGTACCTTAAGAGGTTCGGGAGGATACTGCACCACAATATCGATAAGGGCCTTTTGGTGGCCGGCGAGGTCGAAACTAGGTTCGGCGGGGGGATCGTCAATAAGCCAATGCTGTTAGTCTTCGGCGATAGGGCGACTTACAAGGTGGGCGATGAGGAGATCGATTTGAACGACCTCGTCATAGAAACAGCGAAGGATTGGATAAGGAGGCACCTCAGGTTCGTCGATCCCGATGTCCACATGAGATATCAAGTGGAATTGAAGCGGGGATCGGAGGCCCTCGTGGACCTCTTCGAAAGGGGGGGCTCGCCGGGCGCGAATGATACCTCGGCCGCCGTCGGCTTCGCCCCGCTCACGAGGACCGAGGAATTGGTCCTGAAGGTCGAGAAGTACCTGAACGGGAAGGAGTTCAAGAGGGATTTTCCAGAAACGGGGGAAGATGTTAAGGTCATGGGATTCAGGAGGGGAAGGGAGCTCAACTTGACCGTTTCAATGGCTTTCGTTGATAGATTCATCGAGAGCGAAGCCGAGTATTTCAGGAGGAAGGAGGAAGTGTTAGAGAGTTTATTGGAGTACGTTTCGGAGAACTCCGATTTCGAGAACGTCAATTTATATCTGAACACAGCGGATGAGAGGGGGAGGGGGCTTGGGGGAGTTTATTTGACGGTCCTCGGGACTTCGGCCGATGGGGCCGATTGCGGCCAAGTTGGGAGGGGCAACAGGGTTAACGGGATAATCCCCTTATACCGCCCAACATCCTCAGAGGCCGCCGCCGGGAAGAACCCCATCAACCACGTAGGGAAGATTTATAACGCGTTGACGTATCGCATGGCCGATGAGATTTACAAATCCGTAACCGGGATCAGGGAGGCCTACGTTTGGCTCCTCAGCCAAATAGGCAGGCCGATAGATTCGCCGCAGATAGCTTCCGCCGAGCTCATCCTCGAGCCTGGGGTTAAGTTGAGCTCCGTGAAAGAGGCGGTGATGGACGTCATAGATAGGGAATTGGAGAATATAGGAGATTTCTGCTTGAAGTTGATGAGGGGGGAGATTGAGATATGCTAG
- a CDS encoding aminopeptidase: MGLDSGARIVLEQCLAIKPGERVLIVTDTKKEPIGKVLFSKAIELGAEAIMLTMLPRSRHGEEPPRPVAEAMKRADVVICPTEYSLTHTQARKEACEAGARIATMPGITEDMFSEGAMTADYRELAEITAKVAELLTKAEEAMIENGGKRLALSLKGRRALASAGLIHRPGEFGNLPTGEAYIAPVEGTANGELIVDGSVAGIGILRSPLRIEVEDGIAVGIFGDSAAELERILGGGRESRNVAELGIGTNRRARLIGIALEDEKIYGSIHIALGDNSTFGGTVRAGVHIDCILLRPTLYLDDEKVVDRGELKV; the protein is encoded by the coding sequence ATGGGCTTGGATAGCGGCGCTAGGATAGTGTTGGAGCAATGCTTGGCCATCAAGCCCGGGGAAAGGGTTTTGATCGTAACGGATACCAAGAAGGAACCCATAGGCAAGGTACTGTTCTCGAAAGCGATCGAGCTTGGGGCGGAGGCCATTATGTTGACGATGCTTCCCCGATCTAGGCATGGGGAGGAGCCCCCGAGGCCGGTGGCGGAGGCCATGAAGCGGGCGGACGTGGTCATATGCCCGACCGAATATTCGCTCACGCATACCCAAGCTAGGAAGGAGGCCTGCGAGGCCGGCGCTAGGATCGCCACGATGCCCGGCATAACGGAGGATATGTTCTCCGAGGGTGCAATGACAGCGGATTACCGGGAACTGGCCGAGATCACTGCGAAGGTAGCGGAGCTGCTCACAAAGGCCGAAGAGGCGATGATCGAGAACGGAGGCAAAAGGCTCGCGCTATCGCTGAAGGGCAGGAGGGCATTGGCTAGCGCCGGGCTCATTCATAGGCCCGGGGAATTTGGGAACCTGCCAACCGGCGAGGCCTATATAGCGCCAGTCGAGGGGACCGCGAACGGCGAACTCATTGTTGATGGCTCCGTGGCTGGCATCGGCATATTGAGATCGCCGCTCCGCATCGAGGTCGAGGATGGAATAGCCGTTGGGATCTTCGGGGATTCGGCTGCGGAGCTGGAGAGGATATTGGGAGGGGGAAGGGAGTCTAGGAACGTGGCCGAGTTGGGGATAGGGACGAATAGGAGGGCGAGGCTCATAGGGATAGCCCTGGAGGATGAAAAGATCTACGGGTCGATCCACATAGCCCTAGGGGATAATTCTACGTTCGGTGGGACCGTGAGGGCCGGAGTACATATAGATTGCATACTTCTCAGGCCTACCCTATATTTGGATGATGAAAAGGTCGTGGATAGAGGGGAGTTGAAGGTCTAG
- a CDS encoding AroM family protein, with translation MKAKVGMVTIGQSPRRDVLPEMKAILGPGIEVIEAGALDGLSLQEVLGMAPGPGDYILVTLMRDGTPVKVSKRAILPRVQRCIERLIGEGVELIALLCTGEFPKFESERLILKPDSLLNKVVQGILPEGRLGVLVPSPDQIDQMRRKWEELGLEVVAESAMPYGPGEEIASAARRLAAESVDLIALDCIGYTIAMKETVRRLTGKPTILPRSILARVIRELVGEGPGPAAAGQ, from the coding sequence ATGAAAGCGAAGGTGGGCATGGTAACGATCGGGCAATCCCCGAGGAGGGACGTCCTCCCGGAGATGAAGGCGATCTTGGGCCCGGGGATAGAGGTCATCGAGGCGGGGGCCTTGGATGGACTATCGCTCCAAGAGGTCCTAGGAATGGCCCCCGGGCCCGGGGATTATATACTGGTGACGCTTATGAGGGATGGGACCCCGGTCAAGGTCAGCAAAAGGGCAATCTTGCCTAGAGTTCAAAGATGCATCGAAAGGCTCATCGGCGAGGGGGTGGAATTAATAGCGTTGTTATGCACGGGTGAATTTCCGAAGTTCGAATCCGAGAGATTGATCCTTAAGCCGGATTCATTGCTCAATAAGGTGGTCCAAGGAATCCTGCCCGAAGGAAGATTGGGTGTCCTCGTCCCCTCCCCGGATCAGATCGATCAAATGAGGCGGAAGTGGGAGGAGCTCGGCTTGGAGGTCGTGGCCGAGAGCGCCATGCCGTATGGGCCAGGCGAGGAGATAGCCTCGGCCGCGAGGAGGCTGGCCGCCGAATCGGTCGATTTGATAGCCTTGGATTGCATAGGGTACACGATCGCTATGAAGGAAACCGTGAGGAGGTTGACGGGCAAGCCGACGATCCTGCCGCGGTCGATCTTGGCGAGGGTTATACGGGAGCTCGTTGGCGAGGGGCCGGGGCCCGCCGCGGCCGGGCAATAG
- a CDS encoding CPBP family glutamic-type intramembrane protease codes for MGIGADPERALILALRVLVKVLAAASLALYALSFPMGIAAFFLTEGGRAVGGRVLRSIPIELFGTFDLRVPLGASVWAVFLGLLAIYAICFAVAWLSSDPLGSGLIGIERPRFPLLMPFIAGALFLSAIAIHGLQESHGIPTGSLRVDDEFIELFSLTYAPLMEELSYRISPFGAYFSLCLLLAMRRRGLGPWASYPEVLAQAFLDPPSAKRAMGMSPMISKPEWALLAATSAWFGLGHYLSGSGWGPGKITSAAIVGLGLGLAHLKYGAPAPILIHWFFNYYMKSCEMAAKFWPQLSIVGGLCEFLALSAGLVGLGYTAFRALDRAVARMGFAKSVKRN; via the coding sequence TTGGGCATCGGGGCCGATCCGGAGCGGGCGCTCATCCTAGCGCTCAGGGTCCTCGTCAAGGTTTTGGCAGCCGCCTCCCTAGCGCTTTATGCCCTATCTTTCCCAATGGGCATAGCCGCTTTCTTCCTAACGGAGGGGGGACGGGCGGTCGGCGGCAGGGTTCTGAGGAGCATCCCGATCGAGTTATTCGGGACATTCGATCTGAGGGTCCCATTGGGGGCTAGCGTTTGGGCGGTTTTCTTGGGCTTATTGGCCATATACGCCATCTGCTTCGCCGTAGCCTGGCTTAGTTCCGATCCCTTGGGATCAGGCTTAATCGGGATCGAGAGGCCCAGATTTCCGCTCCTCATGCCCTTCATCGCTGGGGCGCTTTTCCTATCGGCCATAGCGATCCATGGCCTTCAAGAATCGCATGGGATCCCTACGGGTTCCCTCAGGGTCGACGACGAGTTCATCGAGCTGTTCTCGCTGACCTATGCGCCCTTAATGGAGGAGCTCAGCTATAGGATCAGCCCCTTTGGGGCCTACTTCTCCCTTTGCCTCCTCTTGGCCATGAGGCGGAGGGGCTTGGGCCCTTGGGCCTCGTATCCCGAGGTCCTAGCGCAGGCGTTTTTGGATCCGCCAAGCGCGAAACGAGCGATGGGGATGTCGCCGATGATCTCAAAGCCCGAATGGGCGCTATTGGCTGCGACCTCGGCTTGGTTCGGGCTGGGGCATTATCTATCGGGCTCGGGCTGGGGGCCCGGGAAGATAACCTCGGCAGCCATAGTGGGCTTAGGCCTCGGGCTGGCGCATTTGAAATACGGAGCCCCGGCGCCAATACTCATCCATTGGTTCTTCAATTATTACATGAAGTCCTGCGAGATGGCCGCAAAGTTCTGGCCGCAGCTCTCGATCGTTGGAGGCCTTTGCGAGTTCTTGGCGCTCTCGGCTGGGCTCGTGGGCTTGGGCTATACGGCCTTCCGGGCCCTAGATCGGGCCGTGGCCCGCATGGGCTTCGCAAAAAGCGTAAAGCGTAATTAA